Proteins co-encoded in one Alistipes sp. ZOR0009 genomic window:
- a CDS encoding GAF domain-containing protein, giving the protein MAEDILISKSASKEERYKELLPQIDALIGYEEDLIANLANVAAALKYGMDFFWVGFYFAKKGELVLGPFQGPVACTRIPFSKGVCGACYTERKTIVVEDVDLFPGHIACSSLSKSEIVVPIFKGDEVVMILDVDSEELATFDETDRLFLEKLALSVSSKF; this is encoded by the coding sequence ATGGCAGAAGATATTTTGATTTCGAAATCGGCCTCGAAAGAGGAACGGTACAAGGAGCTGCTCCCTCAAATTGATGCGCTGATTGGCTATGAAGAGGACCTTATTGCCAACCTTGCAAATGTTGCTGCAGCCTTAAAATATGGGATGGATTTCTTTTGGGTTGGCTTCTATTTTGCCAAAAAGGGAGAGCTCGTTTTAGGTCCATTTCAAGGGCCTGTTGCCTGCACCCGTATTCCTTTTTCTAAAGGAGTTTGTGGGGCGTGCTATACCGAACGTAAGACAATTGTTGTGGAAGATGTAGATTTATTTCCTGGTCACATTGCCTGCAGCTCACTTTCAAAATCGGAGATTGTTGTTCCTATTTTTAAAGGAGACGAGGTGGTGATGATTTTGGATGTGGATAGCGAAGAGCTAGCTACGTTTGATGAGACCGATAGGCTCTTCCTCGAAAAGTTGGCGCTATCGGTCTCCAGTAAGTTTTAA
- a CDS encoding sensor histidine kinase, whose translation MAKRLNINKRITIIIVCGISMLLLFFAGLFILQRIIKEAESNSDNLGEYINKSNLNLILGKLNRYTVYIDNAEYLTTQTNIEDENILRICEKQISKDSTVRSLLIRPIQKKDSTLQPLDVIKIGNIPYLSINIPSYRPNKKKYTIRLLINLTKFHNEIALEKNIKGAYITISTANRKTIYHPEEHRIATHNSDISKRNFRDKYNLLSSKEKNVYSNFLGLKVDRYTIPTPLAHSQVFISINVVRFELVDFTEKIRKNIWLLIVMPLVLFISFLMWGIKIWQGETQRRRNAEQKMLNLKLINEIQSTQMIASDLEILKSGINPHFLFNSLGSLKTLIKKHPEQAVEFTQLLSNQYRYLLDTEKKTSVILREELEFTKHYINIQKIRFKDSITIDLAIEEQWMDKFVPPLSVQTLVENSIKHNSASTSNPLRISITCKDGYVTIENTLNKRSSVVESTGKGQVNLIRRYSYLTERPCIFKIVDGKYLASIPLLQK comes from the coding sequence GTGGCTAAACGATTAAACATCAATAAGCGTATTACCATAATAATCGTTTGTGGCATATCTATGCTACTACTCTTCTTTGCAGGGCTATTTATCCTACAACGAATTATAAAAGAGGCCGAAAGTAATTCGGATAACCTAGGTGAGTACATCAACAAAAGTAACCTGAACCTAATACTAGGAAAACTAAACCGATATACAGTTTACATTGATAATGCAGAATACCTAACCACACAAACAAACATCGAGGATGAAAACATTCTACGAATTTGCGAGAAACAAATCTCTAAGGATTCGACTGTAAGAAGCCTTTTGATTAGACCGATACAGAAGAAAGACTCAACCCTACAGCCGTTAGACGTCATTAAAATCGGCAACATACCATACTTAAGCATCAACATACCAAGTTATAGACCCAATAAAAAAAAATATACTATTAGGCTGCTCATAAACCTCACAAAATTTCATAACGAAATTGCGCTTGAAAAAAACATAAAGGGGGCTTACATTACCATCTCGACAGCTAACCGAAAAACAATATACCATCCAGAGGAACACCGGATTGCAACTCACAATTCTGACATTTCTAAAAGAAACTTCAGAGATAAATACAACCTACTCTCTTCAAAAGAAAAAAATGTATACTCCAATTTTCTTGGACTAAAAGTCGACCGCTACACCATTCCTACACCTCTGGCTCATTCTCAAGTTTTTATTTCAATTAATGTTGTTCGATTTGAACTTGTAGATTTTACAGAAAAGATAAGGAAAAACATCTGGCTTTTAATCGTTATGCCGCTAGTTCTTTTTATTTCCTTTCTGATGTGGGGAATTAAAATATGGCAAGGCGAAACCCAGAGAAGAAGAAATGCAGAGCAAAAAATGCTCAACCTAAAGCTGATAAATGAGATTCAGTCAACGCAGATGATTGCCTCCGATTTGGAAATACTAAAGAGTGGCATCAACCCACACTTTCTATTTAACTCACTCGGCTCTCTCAAAACTTTAATCAAAAAACATCCAGAACAGGCCGTTGAGTTTACTCAGCTGCTATCGAACCAGTACAGATACCTTCTTGATACCGAGAAAAAAACGTCAGTCATCCTACGTGAAGAACTTGAATTTACCAAGCACTATATCAACATTCAGAAAATAAGGTTCAAGGATTCGATTACGATTGACCTTGCTATTGAAGAGCAGTGGATGGACAAGTTCGTTCCACCTCTTTCGGTACAGACACTAGTAGAAAACAGCATAAAGCATAACTCAGCAAGTACAAGCAATCCGTTGAGGATATCCATTACATGCAAAGACGGTTATGTTACCATAGAAAATACGCTTAACAAGCGGTCAAGCGTAGTAGAGAGCACAGGAAAAGGTCAGGTAAACCTAATTAGAAGGTATAGCTACCTCACTGAGCGTCCCTGCATTTTTAAAATCGTAGATGGAAAGTATTTAGCAAGCATCCCGTTACTTCAAAAATAG
- a CDS encoding DUF4251 domain-containing protein: MKVKGYLAASIAAIALISVGFTGCAPSKEMVKQKNEKVAKQVEDQSYTFEAATMFPARGTMKSLTGGYSLKVSKDTVEAYLPFFGRAYRAPMSPDDSGIKFTSTKFEYSVQPAKKDGWNVTIKTKDVANEYVLNLYISSSGRSNLQVTSTDKEGISFSGNLKE, encoded by the coding sequence ATGAAAGTAAAAGGTTATTTAGCAGCTAGCATCGCAGCGATAGCGCTAATTTCAGTAGGTTTTACCGGATGTGCACCATCAAAAGAAATGGTAAAACAAAAAAACGAAAAGGTTGCAAAGCAAGTCGAAGATCAGAGCTACACCTTCGAAGCAGCCACCATGTTTCCGGCAAGAGGAACAATGAAATCCCTAACTGGAGGATACTCGCTCAAAGTTTCTAAAGATACCGTTGAGGCCTACCTGCCCTTCTTTGGAAGAGCCTATCGGGCACCAATGTCGCCAGACGACTCTGGGATTAAATTCACCAGCACCAAGTTCGAATATAGCGTCCAACCAGCCAAAAAGGATGGATGGAATGTTACCATCAAGACAAAGGATGTGGCTAACGAATATGTGCTCAACCTTTACATTTCGAGCAGCGGACGCAGCAACCTACAGGTAACCTCGACAGATAAGGAAGGAATAAGCTTTTCGGGCAACCTGAAAGAGTGA
- a CDS encoding C40 family peptidase: protein MFKSSIIVLVVALLSLAATDVASANRRHRKHTPRKADSTVIKKETFLLENAITNVADTVVENLLSFSKQFLGTPYRYSGTSASGFDCSGFVGHLFKSKGVDLPRNSSAMAKVGEAVEKTDLQPGDLVFFKGRGRRSGVGHVGMVVQANDSGVYMVHSSTSRGVVVEDFTKSPYFRNRFIKAKRVVQNPSTIKN from the coding sequence ATGTTTAAATCATCGATAATTGTGCTGGTTGTTGCGCTTCTTTCGCTAGCTGCTACAGACGTAGCTTCGGCGAATAGACGTCACCGCAAGCATACACCCAGAAAGGCGGACTCAACCGTCATTAAAAAAGAGACATTCTTACTTGAAAATGCAATCACCAACGTGGCAGATACCGTTGTTGAAAATCTTCTATCCTTCTCTAAGCAGTTTTTAGGAACTCCTTACAGGTATAGCGGAACATCAGCATCTGGCTTCGACTGCTCGGGATTTGTTGGTCACCTATTTAAGTCTAAAGGTGTTGATTTGCCAAGAAACAGTTCGGCAATGGCCAAAGTTGGCGAAGCCGTTGAAAAGACAGATTTGCAACCCGGCGACCTTGTATTCTTTAAAGGACGAGGACGCAGAAGCGGAGTTGGCCATGTGGGCATGGTTGTTCAAGCAAATGATAGCGGAGTATACATGGTTCACTCGTCAACCTCGAGAGGCGTAGTTGTAGAAGATTTCACCAAATCGCCCTACTTTAGAAATCGCTTTATAAAAGCAAAGCGAGTGGTTCAAAATCCTTCGACGATAAAGAATTAG
- a CDS encoding MutS-related protein, with translation MFNKKQQAIESLRESSGLIKTTYCNIDKIRSLFDKTKGRFTSQVVDDRACEDFDFDELFMFADRTTSVVGQQHLYRKLRTPNAGDFEEQETLIRYYQESEQRRLQIQYQLAKIKNNDAYHLVSLIYDKIVEQPRWLPVLYLLAIGNVVSLILFFFFFSMIYVVLAITVVNVCIHIWNKKQLFTYIHSLPLLLDLSKVTKQLIAVKVPYKKMEQVVNATRQLDRIKRRMSFFNVVVGLDNDLATMLWYALEIVKSMLLLEPIFLYQTFKLIEDKQEDLSVVFDFVGEVDSAMSVHFLRESLPFYCLPDFTAKPKQLDLQDIYHPLVINAVHNSISISGKSVLLTGSNMSGKTTFIRSVAIGMLTAQTINTCFARRFCAQPMRLHSLVRVSDDLMNSKSYYFEEVLSVKRLLEASQGAGSCLFILDEIFKGTNTVERIAAGKAVLQVLNRNDNIVFVSTHDVELAELLVEGYDLYHFCEQVDGCHIDFDYKIKHGVLKTRNAIRILEMNGYPASVVEDAKRVALQVGTKVGIPKPFLN, from the coding sequence ATGTTCAATAAAAAACAGCAGGCGATCGAATCTTTAAGAGAATCGTCTGGACTTATAAAGACAACCTATTGCAATATAGATAAAATAAGATCTCTATTCGATAAAACCAAAGGAAGGTTTACATCTCAGGTAGTTGATGATAGGGCTTGTGAAGACTTTGACTTTGACGAGCTTTTTATGTTTGCCGATAGAACCACTTCGGTAGTAGGTCAGCAACATCTTTATCGGAAGCTGAGAACGCCCAATGCAGGTGATTTTGAGGAGCAGGAGACGCTTATTCGTTACTACCAGGAGTCGGAGCAGCGCCGACTTCAGATTCAGTACCAGCTTGCCAAGATAAAGAATAACGATGCCTATCATCTGGTTTCGCTAATTTACGATAAGATTGTAGAGCAGCCTCGGTGGCTGCCTGTCCTTTACCTGCTGGCTATTGGTAATGTGGTTAGCCTTATTCTTTTCTTCTTTTTCTTTAGTATGATATACGTGGTGCTTGCCATTACGGTTGTAAATGTGTGCATTCATATATGGAATAAGAAGCAGCTTTTTACCTACATCCATTCGCTTCCGCTTCTTTTAGATTTAAGTAAGGTAACCAAGCAGCTGATAGCCGTAAAGGTGCCTTATAAAAAGATGGAGCAGGTGGTGAATGCTACACGGCAGCTGGATAGGATAAAGAGAAGAATGAGCTTCTTTAATGTGGTTGTGGGGTTGGATAACGATTTGGCCACAATGCTTTGGTATGCGCTCGAAATTGTAAAAAGTATGCTGCTGCTGGAGCCCATCTTTCTTTACCAAACTTTTAAGCTTATAGAGGATAAGCAGGAGGATTTGAGCGTAGTTTTTGATTTTGTAGGCGAGGTGGACAGCGCGATGTCCGTTCATTTTTTACGCGAGAGCTTACCCTTTTACTGCCTGCCAGATTTTACCGCAAAGCCGAAGCAGCTCGATCTTCAAGATATTTATCATCCCTTGGTTATAAATGCGGTTCACAACTCAATAAGTATTAGCGGTAAGTCTGTTTTGCTAACAGGCTCCAACATGTCGGGGAAGACGACGTTTATACGCTCTGTTGCCATTGGGATGCTTACGGCTCAAACGATCAATACCTGCTTTGCAAGGCGGTTTTGTGCGCAGCCAATGCGGCTGCACTCGCTGGTGCGTGTCTCCGACGATTTGATGAATAGCAAAAGCTACTATTTTGAGGAGGTGCTCTCCGTAAAGCGCCTTTTGGAGGCATCTCAGGGGGCCGGATCCTGCCTGTTTATTTTGGACGAAATATTTAAGGGTACCAATACCGTAGAGCGTATAGCCGCAGGAAAGGCGGTGCTACAGGTGCTCAATCGGAACGATAATATCGTATTCGTTTCGACGCACGATGTTGAGCTGGCAGAGCTGCTGGTGGAGGGCTACGATCTGTACCATTTCTGCGAGCAGGTTGATGGCTGCCATATCGACTTCGACTACAAGATTAAGCATGGCGTGCTGAAAACAAGGAACGCAATCCGTATTCTGGAAATGAACGGTTACCCTGCAAGCGTGGTCGAAGATGCCAAAAGGGTAGCCTTGCAGGTTGGAACGAAAGTTGGAATTCCAAAGCCGTTTTTAAATTAA
- a CDS encoding zinc-dependent metalloprotease, whose product MKKIKRTALSLAIALSFTFVCIPTSYAGWFIFGKKKKSDSSVVDKNKFDDIVKGAAADSGLFAVYKKDKDYYFAIPSKLLNRDMLIVNKISQVSAALNEAGINKGMNFENLVIRFSLNKELKRVFALNYKPFIDTVAGDKISRSVADNYAMNILEYFDIEAYSKDSSTVLIKVNKVYDGDKKSFNNVFGMVGIGTSPLSEFSFINSIKSFPENIVVKTTQTTTIPGAETLAKLTVEVTSNLVLLPEKPMVPRFEDSRVGYFATKRWYFNDDQHQLDKRDLVTRWRLEPKDKEAYFRGELVEPIKPIVFYIDPSTPAKWRKHIIQGIHDWQVAFEKAGFKNAIIAKEVADNDKDFDIDDVRYSAVTYAASDKANAMGPSVFDPRSGEIIESDIVWWHNVMTAVQSWMRVQTGAIDSKSRSNRFDDEHMGEAIRFISSHEVGHTLGLKHNMGASSFYPTDSLRNPAFALKNATAPSIMDYARFNYVAQPEDGVKYITPRIGVYDKFAIEWAYRYYGKSSPFEEMPESKKMLEEASKNPFLTYLPQQDMREGIDPRAQIEDLGDNSVKASEYGLNNLKRLMPNILTWTTQKGDDYREAGMLANAIIGQWHMYSYHVLTNVGGVHINNTVLGDGKTTYNHVEKLRQKEAVSYLVKNVFTYPEWLFKSDLYKLVFPIKQAPDYDNEYTPFASYKGAVSYVMWDLLANERIARMIDNEATNGKNAYTAAELVADLHNAFFAKTLKGENLNVYERSIQKAFIDALIIAADRNAAAKEKKKLHDEENSNALFGNRNFCSHASCNHDHSLESERIFTGPERISEAISLKRGELLKIEKLLKSKVNTGDINTQYHYEDLLLRINQSLRN is encoded by the coding sequence ATGAAGAAAATTAAGAGGACAGCGTTATCCCTTGCGATAGCATTGAGTTTTACATTTGTTTGTATTCCTACCTCCTATGCAGGATGGTTTATTTTTGGAAAAAAGAAAAAGTCAGACTCCTCCGTCGTTGACAAAAATAAGTTCGACGACATTGTAAAAGGAGCCGCTGCCGATAGCGGTCTATTTGCTGTTTACAAGAAGGATAAAGACTACTATTTTGCCATTCCCAGCAAACTTCTAAACCGCGATATGCTTATTGTAAATAAGATATCACAGGTCTCTGCTGCGCTAAACGAAGCGGGCATAAATAAGGGAATGAACTTTGAAAATCTGGTTATTAGATTTTCTCTCAACAAGGAGCTTAAGCGCGTATTTGCCCTTAACTACAAGCCGTTTATCGATACGGTAGCAGGAGACAAGATCAGCAGAAGCGTTGCAGATAACTACGCCATGAACATTCTGGAGTACTTCGACATCGAAGCCTACTCTAAAGATAGCAGCACCGTTCTAATTAAAGTGAACAAGGTGTACGATGGCGATAAGAAAAGCTTCAACAACGTATTTGGGATGGTAGGCATAGGTACTAGCCCCCTTTCTGAATTCTCTTTTATTAACAGCATTAAAAGTTTCCCAGAAAACATTGTTGTTAAAACAACCCAAACCACAACAATCCCAGGTGCCGAAACGCTAGCCAAACTTACAGTTGAGGTAACGTCTAACCTCGTTTTGCTTCCAGAAAAACCAATGGTTCCTCGTTTTGAAGACTCGCGCGTAGGCTACTTTGCTACTAAGCGCTGGTACTTTAACGACGATCAGCACCAGCTGGACAAGCGAGACCTTGTAACCCGATGGAGGCTGGAACCAAAGGATAAAGAGGCATATTTCCGCGGTGAACTTGTAGAACCCATTAAGCCAATCGTTTTCTACATCGACCCATCTACACCTGCAAAATGGCGTAAGCACATCATTCAAGGTATTCACGACTGGCAAGTAGCTTTCGAAAAGGCTGGATTCAAGAATGCCATTATAGCCAAAGAAGTTGCCGATAACGACAAGGACTTTGACATCGACGATGTTCGCTATTCAGCCGTAACCTACGCCGCCTCCGATAAGGCTAACGCCATGGGACCATCAGTATTCGACCCTCGTTCGGGCGAAATTATTGAATCAGACATCGTATGGTGGCATAACGTAATGACCGCTGTTCAGTCTTGGATGCGCGTTCAAACAGGCGCTATCGACAGCAAGTCGCGTAGCAACCGTTTTGATGACGAGCATATGGGCGAAGCGATTCGCTTTATCTCATCGCACGAGGTTGGCCACACGCTAGGTCTAAAGCACAACATGGGAGCTTCATCTTTCTACCCTACAGACTCTCTCCGCAATCCAGCTTTTGCACTAAAAAATGCAACGGCACCATCAATCATGGACTATGCCCGCTTTAACTACGTGGCACAACCCGAAGATGGCGTAAAGTATATAACTCCACGTATTGGCGTATATGATAAGTTTGCCATCGAATGGGCCTACCGTTACTACGGCAAAAGTTCGCCATTCGAAGAGATGCCAGAGAGCAAAAAAATGCTAGAAGAGGCAAGTAAAAACCCGTTCCTCACGTACCTGCCTCAGCAAGACATGCGCGAAGGAATAGATCCAAGAGCGCAAATTGAAGATTTGGGAGATAACTCTGTAAAGGCAAGCGAATACGGTTTAAATAACCTAAAAAGGTTGATGCCGAACATCCTCACTTGGACAACCCAAAAGGGTGATGACTATCGCGAAGCAGGGATGCTTGCCAATGCAATCATTGGTCAGTGGCACATGTACTCATACCACGTATTAACCAATGTTGGCGGAGTACACATCAACAATACCGTTCTAGGGGATGGAAAAACAACCTACAACCACGTTGAGAAGTTACGCCAGAAGGAGGCCGTTTCTTACCTTGTAAAGAACGTATTTACCTATCCCGAATGGCTTTTCAAGTCAGATCTCTACAAGCTGGTATTCCCTATTAAGCAGGCTCCAGATTACGACAACGAGTACACCCCTTTTGCATCGTACAAAGGTGCGGTATCGTACGTAATGTGGGATTTGCTGGCCAACGAACGTATTGCTCGCATGATTGACAACGAAGCAACCAACGGGAAAAATGCCTATACAGCTGCAGAGTTAGTTGCAGACCTACATAATGCTTTTTTTGCCAAAACCCTTAAAGGCGAAAACCTGAACGTGTACGAACGCTCCATCCAAAAAGCATTTATCGATGCGCTAATAATTGCTGCCGACAGAAATGCTGCCGCAAAAGAGAAGAAAAAGCTGCATGACGAAGAAAATAGCAACGCCCTTTTTGGAAATAGAAACTTCTGCTCACACGCCAGCTGCAACCACGATCACTCTTTGGAGTCAGAACGAATATTCACTGGTCCAGAGCGTATATCAGAAGCAATATCGTTGAAACGAGGCGAGCTGCTAAAGATTGAAAAGCTACTAAAATCGAAAGTCAACACAGGAGATATAAACACCCAGTATCACTACGAAGATTTACTTCTTCGCATCAACCAGTCTTTGCGTAACTAA
- a CDS encoding YgjV family protein has protein sequence MNNKPQIRPPFNRKYIFLFNFCFIPLCPIFQIETMQNIDLLTWFGYLASVVTAISLLMSRPLKLRWLNLAGSSLFAVYGILIGAYPVGVFNGLIVLIDAYYIIQIYRSTSSFRTLIVENHSQVLQMFVKEYGDDINQSFPRFKNEFNSNNFFALQIRDMEIAGVIAGKLVNKNEIEIAVDYTSPRNRDYKPGKYFFTKSNVLKEQGIKKVWAKAHTPAHENYLNKMGFTKEGEAYSLAIA, from the coding sequence TTGAACAACAAACCGCAAATACGGCCGCCATTTAACCGTAAATATATCTTTTTATTTAATTTTTGTTTTATACCTTTGTGCCCCATTTTTCAAATTGAAACTATGCAAAATATAGATTTACTCACATGGTTTGGCTACTTAGCCTCTGTTGTTACCGCGATTTCGCTTTTAATGAGCCGCCCGCTAAAGCTGCGCTGGCTTAACCTCGCAGGGTCGTCGCTTTTTGCCGTATATGGTATTTTAATTGGAGCCTACCCCGTTGGCGTATTTAACGGGCTAATTGTGCTCATTGATGCCTACTACATCATCCAGATCTACCGATCAACCTCCTCTTTCCGTACGCTTATTGTCGAAAATCACAGTCAAGTGCTACAAATGTTTGTAAAGGAGTACGGAGATGACATAAACCAGAGCTTTCCTCGATTTAAAAACGAGTTCAACTCGAACAACTTTTTCGCCCTTCAAATCCGCGATATGGAAATTGCTGGTGTCATAGCCGGCAAGCTAGTCAACAAAAATGAGATTGAAATTGCGGTAGACTACACCTCACCTCGTAACAGGGACTACAAACCGGGCAAGTACTTTTTCACAAAGTCGAACGTTCTAAAAGAGCAGGGAATAAAAAAAGTATGGGCCAAAGCGCATACTCCAGCCCACGAGAATTACCTAAATAAAATGGGATTCACCAAGGAAGGTGAAGCATACAGCCTTGCTATTGCCTAA
- a CDS encoding FMN-binding protein, producing the protein MKKTALLLMALIVALGSLGTAPQKGLKNGVYFGESRGKYTSEPYFGQVKVTIAKGEIAEVAYKIVDKEKKVDFDKDYEKYYKGNDEYIKQCRNDLAGVKKYPRMLVKVKDIDKVDAISGATWSYNIFKAALADALKKAVK; encoded by the coding sequence ATGAAAAAAACAGCACTACTTCTAATGGCGCTTATCGTGGCGCTTGGTTCCTTGGGTACCGCTCCTCAAAAGGGCCTTAAGAATGGGGTTTACTTTGGCGAATCGAGAGGCAAGTACACCTCCGAACCCTACTTTGGGCAGGTTAAGGTTACCATTGCGAAGGGCGAAATAGCCGAGGTTGCCTACAAGATTGTGGATAAGGAGAAAAAGGTAGACTTCGATAAGGATTACGAGAAGTACTATAAGGGAAACGACGAGTACATAAAGCAGTGCCGAAACGACCTTGCTGGAGTGAAAAAGTACCCACGCATGCTCGTAAAGGTTAAAGATATTGATAAGGTTGATGCCATATCGGGGGCAACCTGGTCGTATAACATATTTAAGGCTGCCTTAGCCGATGCTTTGAAAAAAGCGGTAAAGTAG
- a CDS encoding LytR/AlgR family response regulator transcription factor, which produces MNVVIVEDEYLLAEELSDLLFEIDPTINVLATLDCISESVRWLSENTCDLIFLDVNLSDGLSFSIFEQVNVSTPIIFTTAFDSYAIKAFEVNSVDYLLKPIEKERLEKAIQKYRQMAPQTPNLSELYDMLTSRYKALNHKKRFILTLGAIQKPVESSQVAYFMSDNKHLFAITNDSKRYFYDSTLAKLEEELDPKEFFRLSRKYYANINSVKELVSYSKSRIKVKLCPETEDDVIISHARANEFKKWLND; this is translated from the coding sequence ATGAATGTAGTCATTGTTGAGGATGAGTATTTGTTGGCAGAGGAGTTGTCTGATCTTCTTTTTGAGATTGACCCTACAATTAATGTACTAGCAACTCTTGACTGCATATCGGAAAGCGTAAGGTGGCTTTCTGAGAATACTTGCGATCTTATTTTCCTAGACGTTAACCTCTCCGACGGCCTTTCCTTCTCCATTTTTGAACAAGTAAACGTCTCCACCCCGATTATATTTACAACCGCATTTGACAGCTACGCAATTAAGGCGTTTGAGGTAAATAGCGTAGACTACCTGCTTAAACCAATAGAAAAAGAGCGGCTAGAGAAAGCCATTCAAAAATATAGGCAGATGGCTCCTCAAACACCGAACCTGAGCGAGCTATACGACATGCTTACTTCGCGCTACAAAGCATTGAATCACAAAAAACGATTTATACTTACGTTAGGAGCCATACAAAAACCGGTAGAATCGAGCCAGGTTGCCTACTTCATGTCGGACAATAAGCATCTCTTTGCAATTACCAACGATAGTAAACGCTACTTTTACGACTCGACCCTTGCTAAACTCGAAGAAGAACTTGATCCTAAGGAGTTTTTTAGATTAAGCAGAAAGTACTACGCCAATATAAACAGCGTTAAAGAGCTTGTATCGTACTCCAAAAGTAGAATTAAGGTAAAGCTTTGTCCAGAAACAGAGGATGACGTTATTATTAGCCATGCACGCGCAAACGAGTTTAAAAAGTGGCTAAACGATTAA
- a CDS encoding hemolysin family protein, giving the protein MAEEILIIVILIVLNGLFSMAEISIVSAKKSRLEELLRKGNRNAKNVLYLAEHPNKFLSTVQIGITSIGILTGVFGGASISQMIGGFLIDMGVSVRYANDLAITLVVVIITFLSIVIGELLPKRIGMTNPESIALLAAKPMILLSKITAPFVWLLGITTDFFIRLFGVKKSEASQVTEEEIKALVEEGASYGTIDEIEQDIVENVFFIGDLRIEKLMTVRSDVAWLDVNDPLSDNLKKMVDNEHSIYPLCDKSVDNVLGVVFTKDLFKKIAAQEPIDLRECVRAALFLPANQKAYKVLEKFKETKIHFGFVVNEYGEVEGIVTINDILDELVGDITNEQEPSIIKREDGSYLMDGKALFSDMIETMEIDDYEPIQLEYNTIAGFMLHHLKVIPKATDKMVWRGFTFEVMDMDGNRIDKVLVYKHHKKRKRKDV; this is encoded by the coding sequence ATGGCAGAGGAAATTCTGATTATTGTTATTCTTATTGTTCTTAATGGGCTGTTTTCGATGGCCGAAATATCAATTGTATCTGCAAAGAAATCGAGGTTGGAGGAGCTGCTACGAAAGGGAAATCGTAACGCGAAAAACGTGCTTTACCTGGCGGAGCATCCCAACAAGTTTCTGTCTACCGTGCAGATCGGAATAACCTCTATAGGTATTTTGACCGGGGTATTTGGAGGTGCAAGCATCTCTCAAATGATTGGTGGCTTTCTTATTGATATGGGCGTGAGCGTTAGGTACGCCAACGATTTGGCCATAACCTTGGTGGTGGTTATCATCACCTTCCTGTCCATCGTTATAGGGGAGCTTCTTCCTAAGCGTATCGGAATGACCAACCCCGAATCCATTGCGCTGCTGGCGGCCAAGCCGATGATTCTACTCTCTAAGATTACTGCGCCATTTGTGTGGCTTCTAGGAATCACCACCGATTTTTTTATCCGCCTATTTGGGGTCAAAAAATCGGAGGCCTCGCAGGTAACCGAGGAGGAGATTAAGGCGCTGGTAGAGGAGGGTGCATCGTACGGAACTATTGACGAAATAGAGCAGGATATTGTGGAGAATGTCTTCTTTATTGGCGATCTGCGCATCGAAAAGCTGATGACCGTGCGCAGCGATGTCGCCTGGCTGGATGTGAACGATCCTCTTAGCGATAACCTAAAGAAGATGGTAGACAACGAGCACTCCATCTATCCGCTTTGCGATAAATCGGTGGATAATGTTTTAGGCGTTGTTTTTACGAAGGATCTGTTTAAGAAGATTGCGGCGCAAGAACCAATCGACTTGAGGGAGTGCGTTAGAGCTGCTCTTTTTCTGCCAGCCAACCAAAAGGCTTACAAGGTGCTCGAAAAATTTAAGGAGACCAAAATCCACTTTGGCTTTGTGGTAAACGAGTACGGCGAGGTGGAGGGTATTGTTACCATTAACGATATTCTCGACGAGCTGGTGGGCGATATCACCAACGAGCAGGAACCTTCCATCATAAAGCGGGAAGATGGGAGCTACCTGATGGATGGAAAGGCGCTTTTCTCGGATATGATAGAGACGATGGAGATTGACGACTATGAGCCAATACAGCTCGAGTACAACACCATTGCTGGCTTTATGCTGCATCACCTTAAGGTAATTCCGAAGGCTACCGACAAGATGGTGTGGAGGGGCTTTACCTTCGAGGTTATGGATATGGACGGCAATCGGATTGACAAGGTGCTGGTGTATAAGCATCATAAAAAACGAAAGCGGAAGGACGTTTAG